Within Deltaproteobacteria bacterium RIFCSPHIGHO2_02_FULL_44_16, the genomic segment AAAGAAGCGATCTTGGCGGTTCGTCTTGAACGTTCACTCACTAAAGAACAAATTTTAACGCTTTATCTCAATCAAATTTATTTAGGAAATCGAGCGTATGGTGTCGCGGCTGCCGCTCGAAATTATTTTCACAAATCTCTCGACGAACTAACGCTTGCTGAAATCTCTCTTATCGCTGGTCTTCCAACTGCTCCCACAAGCTATTCGCCTGTCAACAATCCTGCTGCTGCGCGAAAACGACAACTTCATGTGCTGGGTCGCATGCTGGAAAATAATCATATTTCAGAAGAACAGATGCAGCAGGCAATGAACGAACCCATTGCTCTGTTTGTCGCAGGAGTAGACAAAACATTTACGCATCCAAGCGCCGCATATTTTGTGGAGCATGTGCGAAGAGTGGTGAAGGAACAATATGGCGATGAAGCTCTCTATCATCGCGGACTCAAAATTTACACGACAGCTGATGTCTCATTTCAGGAAATAGCAACAAAAGCAGTCCGCCAAGGCGTACGAGATCTGGAAAAACGACAAGGTTATCGTGGACCACATGAGCACGTCGAAAAAGAACTGATCCCGGAACGCATTCAAAAAATTGAAACCGCACTCCGAAGAGAACAATTCGATCATATTATTCATTGGCCTCCGACAACCCTGCCGCGCGAAGAAAACGTTCTTCTCGAAGAAGAAAAACAATATGAAGCCGTGGTGACAGGTTTTGAAGGGAAAAATGTTCTGATACAAATTGGTCTCACCAAAGGAGTGATTCCTCATCGTGGTTATAAATGGGCACGCTCCTTTAATACAAAAACAGTAGGCTATGACGATGTCAATTATGTTTCGGAGCCGAGATATATTTTAAAAATCGGAGATGTTATTTTTGTCATGAAACAAGCTGATGGTTCCTTCTATCTTGTACAACCTTCAGAGACCCAAGGAGCTTTATTTGCGGTTGCGCCTGACACTGGTTTTGTTCGAGCGCTGGTAGGTGGAACTGATTTTGAAAAAAGTGAATTCAATCGCGCAACGCAATCTCTTCGTCAACCAGGATCAGCCTTCAAACCTTTTGTCTACGCAGCCGCTCTGGATAAAGGATATACGTTTGACACGATCATCGATGATGATCCCGTAGAATATCAGGTGGGCATCGACATGTTTTGGAGTCCGAAAAATTACGGCGATGAATACAATGGACCGATGTCGTTTCGTCAGGCGCTCATTCAATCTCGAAACATTCCCACGGTAAAACTCGCCTATGATATGGGAACTGACTACCTCACCGCCTATGTCCGAAAATTTGGAATAACGACACCCATTGATCGTTATCTCTCGATGGCTCTTGGAGCAAATGGCGTCTATCTTTCAGAAATCGTTCCCGCCTATGCCACTTTTGCTTCGCACGGCGCTTATCGCCCTCCTGTGTATATTACTCGTATTGAAGATGCGAAAGGCGAGATTCTTTATGAGCATCAATCACATCTTCTGCAAACCTCGCTTCCGAGAACTCCGGCATCAGAATCTGAGACAGATGAGAATGTTTCCGATGAAAAAATTGCAGAAACGAAAGAACAGTACACAGAAAAAGTAAAAGCAGCGATCACGCAAGTACAAGATTCTGATCTCAACACTCTTCTTTTCTTTCAAGAACAGCAAACCATCGAAAAAGAGGACCTCGTGTTGACGAATCTCGAATTGAAAACACTTTATGGGAATGCGATTCCACAAGGGCATGTGATTACTCCTCAAACTGCCGCTCTTATGATCGAACTCCTGAAAGGAGTCGTTCAATCGGGAACCGGTCAACGCGTCAGCAAACTCGGGCGTCCTGTGGCCGGAAAAACAGGGACCACGAACGACGAAAGTGATGCTTGGTTTGTCGGATTTATTCCCGATCTTGCAGTGGGGACATGGGTCGGATTTGATGCTCTCAAACCCATTGGAGAAAAAGAGACAGGAGGAAAAACAGCGGCTCCGATTTTCCTCTCTTTTATGGAAGCGGTCACCAAAGATACAGAACCAAAAGATTTTACTCTTCCCGAAAATTTTCCTCATGGAAACATCTCAGCACTTCCCGGTGGAAGCGCCCTTTTTGGCTCGCGTCCTCGAATGCATCTCCCAGGCGAGCGCGGTGGTTCTGATCGAGCTGATGAATTCTTTGAAGAAGACCTTGAAGAGCAAAATGACGTTACTGGCGTGAATCCTCCACCTTCTTCTGAAGCGACAAATCCGTTATAAATTCAAATCTTTCTCTCTTCATCTTTAAGAAATGCACGAAACTTTTTTTAAAATACAGCGATAGAGAGATGAATGACATCTCCCGATTCAAAAATTTCGCGAAAATCTCCCGATGACGGTCCGTATCTCGGTCTCACTCTTCATTCGAGTATTTTTGAACCGCTCGAAATTTCACAAGTGAGTGTTGGCGATATCGCCGTTCCCCTTTTAAGTGAACCGAATTTTGCTCTCTCCTTAAGTCGATCTGGACTCAGTCTGACCAACTTCATCGGTAATAAGCTCGCGGTTCACGAATCAGGACTTGGCCGCTTTTTTTCGAACATTGTGCCTCAGACAACTGCGGCAGTTTTAAACGCCTACTTCATGCATGAATCGGGTCACTTTCGTTTAATACAAAGTGACGCCACTCATTTTATTGAAGTTCCGGAAGATGTTCGATCATTTTGGAATGGAGTTAATGGTATCAATACGAATTCGTGGGCATCTGCGCAGGGACTACACTATCCCTATGAAGGAATCATGAACGATATAAGCTATATCATTCAAAAATTTGATCTTCCTTTTTATCACGCTATTTCTACAAAATTAACAGGCGGCGATGGCGATATCGCCGGTTATCTCGATTTTCGCCATGAGCTGGGAAGCGTCCATGAAGAATCGTGGCTCGGCGGGCTTTCACTCTGGATGCTTGTTGATCTCTATCCACACTTTGCGCGCGTCATGAAATATGCTTGGTCAGGCGAAAAACCTGAGAATCCCTATCAACCTGGCGATTGGACTCTCAAAACAAATGGCTATCTTTCAGCAAGTGGCCCACTTTATGGATTAAAATTTATGCTTTTTCTGCAAGGGCATTCACAGCTTCCCACGTATCTCGCGATCGAACCTTGGGTCTCTCCATCACATACGCATGTGAATCGAGATCAGAGCGAAGCGGTCTATCCTTTTGGTGTTAACATTGAAATGTATCGATTACCCCTTGGAGGAGGACTTGGTCCTTTCTCCATCGCTATGAGTTATGAACTGAATATTTCAGTACAACGACAAAATATCTGGTACCAACGTGAATACTTTGAAGATCAAATCGGTATTCTTCTCGGAGCAAGTGCAAGCTTTCATTTTCAAACAAAAAAATGGGAGCTTTTTGTCAGTGCGGGGTGCCGCGAAGATGGATTCTTATGGCAAGAATCGTTAGGCACTGGATGTTCAGGAACTGCCGGTTTCCTCGTCCACGTGGAGCCGAATCAAGACTCACAATGATGAAATGGTCACTGAGAGAATCTTGTCCCCACGCTCAATTTTTTCGGTCACCTGAAGCCCCTCAGTACAATAACCAAAGACCGTATATTGCCCATCTAAAAAGGAGGCATCACCGAGCGCAATGTAAAATTGGGAACCACTTGAGCGTTGCTCTGGATTGACTTCATTCGGAGTTCTCGCCCACGCAATCGCCCCCTTTTTATGCTTTAAATTAATTTCAGCCGGAATGGTATAACCAGGGCCGCCAGACCCGGTTGCTGTCGGATCGCCACCTTGAATGACAAAGTCAGGAACAACACGATGAAAGGCAAGTCCATTGTAAAAACCTCCATCGGCAAGAGATTTGAAATTTGTCACCGAAAGAGGCGCTACTTTTGCATCCAAGTTGCAAACAATTTTCCCTTTTGAAGTTTCAATCGTTGCCACATAATTTTTAGAAGGATCAACACTCGACACTTTTGGTTCTTGAAATGTTTTTGATGATGTTGTGGACACAACTTCCTCCTTGATTGGGGTTGAAATATTTTCTTTTAATTTTTGCGATGAACAGTAAGTTAAAAAAAGTAACAGAAAACTAGACGCAACAAAACGATTCATATTTTCTCCTTGATCTAAAAAAATTAATTGAAGAAGCAAAACAAAAGGTGCCTGACATCTTTTTGGCACGGTGTAAGTGCAAAAAAGTGTCTGGCACTGCTTTTGGTCTGCAACGATCGCCAAAAGAAGTGTCAGGCAGTTTCTTGCATAAACCCCATGCCAGAAATCTGCCAGACACCTTTTGGCTCTCTTCAAACCGCAGTTGATCAAACCGCAGTTGATATTGACGAATGGACGAAAGAAAGGCAAGTAAAGAACCCATTCAACCTTTCCTTAAAAAAGGAGAAAAAATGAAAACAATTTTTTTCATAACGGCAAGTTTCTCTCTACTTTTCAGCACCTCAGCACATGCAGATTGGGTTTCAACTCTTGGTAAATACGATTGTCTGGAAATAGAAAAATTTCAAGTCAATCGTGAAGATTTTTCAAACAGAGAGCGTGAACGAGCATCTGCCATTCCTGAAGAAACCCTTGATCAACTTCAACATGCAATTGTGGGAGAAGCGACACGAGAAAAAATTGTATCGCAAGTAAAAAAAGCTCCAGGGTGTAAGGGTGAGACCATTGTCTTTGGAGGTATTGTTACCGATTATAAACAGGGAAGCCGCGCTGCTCGAATTCTGGTTGGTCTTGGAGCAGGAAAACAAAAATTTCAGGTTGAATCGTATCTTAAAGATAAAAAAACAGACGAACCCCTCGCAAATAAACAAATTATCGATCGGAAAGTTGGTGGTTGGGCCGGAGGAGACGAAGCAAAAGGCCACCAGGATTTTGCAGAAAAAGTAACTACATTTATCAAAAAAGGGAAATAGGAGTTGAAAACGTGAAATTTATTGTCACGGGAGTTAATAATCGCTCTTTGCATCTTGCAAAGCGAGAAAAGTTTTATCTCCTTCCAGAAAAAAGAAGTGAAATTCTCACTCGTCTTGCTCGCTTTGATTCAGTTTCTGAACTCGTCGTCCTTTCAACCTGCAATCGCACTGAACTGTATGCCGTTGTTTCTTCTTCTGATACGTTTCACGATCTCCAAAAAGAACTTTCCCAGGCGCTTGATGTTGATACTCAGGTCATCTCTCAACATGGCTACTCTTTTGAAGGAGAAGAGGCGCTTCGTCATCTCATGCGTGTCTGCAGCAGTCTTGATTCCATGGTGCTTGGTGAAACGCAGGTGTATCGCCAGGTCAAAGAAGCATTTGAGTTTTCATTTCAAACCGAAAAAACAGGTCCCCTGTTGAACCAACTTTTTCATCATGCCTTCTCTACAGCAAAGCGAGTCAGAACTGAAACTGGAATTGGGGCTGGAAGCACCTCTATCAGTTCAACAGCAGTCGATTTTCTTGAGCTAAATGTATGCCTTCGCACACCACCACGTCTCTTAATTTTAGGGGCTGGCGAAGTTGCTGCTGATGCTGCAAAAAGTTTTGCGAAACGGAATCTCGGCACATTTGTCGTCGTCAACCGAGATGAAGCAAAAGCTCACACTTTAGCAGATGAACTTGGAGGAGAAGCAAAAGCCTTGGAACATCTTGAAGACGAGCTTGCAAAAGCACATGCACTTCTCACCTGCTGCCACACTCATCATCCAATCATCACTCCTTCTCACATTCTGAATGCGCTCAACACATCTGATCGCGGAACATTGACGATTATTGATCTTGGCGTTCCACGAAATGTCGATGAGGAGGTTCGAAATATTCCCGGAGTAAATCTTTATCATCTCGATGACTTGACAGAAATTGCGGAAAAAAATCGAAAGACTCGAGAAAGTGAATCCTCACAAGCTGAATTCATTGTGAGAGAAGAGGCAAAGAAAGGATCAGAGCTCCTTGATTCTCAGATAGAACCGACCATTGCAGGACTTATTCAAAAGTACGAAGGATTACGACAAAAAGAACTTTCAAAAGTTTTTACACGGATGCCGCATCTTTCAGAATCGGATCGAGAGCTGATTGATGCCTGCACGACATCGATTGTAACTAAAATTCTCCACGATCCCATCATCACTCTCAAAGAAAAAGACGATCTGCTTCTCTCCTTCCGCCAAATGTTTCGTTTGGATGTCAACAAATGCGACCTCTAGAACCTGTGTGTCATTGCGAGGACCCTGAGCAAAGTCGAAGGGGACGAAGCAATCTCCTGCAAACAGTGTTGTCGGGAGATCGCCACGCCCTTCGGGCTCGCGATGACACTCTTTGTAAACGCTTTCTAAAAAGTTATCCTCTTTTTCTTTTATTATTCTTTCTTCCCCTAAAACTCTTTGCACTCCCTCCAATACCACAAGGATTTGTGAATGATTTTGCTTCGGTTTTAACGCATGACGATCGAACTGTGCTTGAAAAAATTCTCACTACGTTTGAACAACAGACAAAGATTGAAATTGCTGTTGTCACCCTCTCTTCTCTTGAAGAGAGACCCATTGAAGATTATGCAGTGGAACTTTTCTCAACTTGGGGCATCGGCAAAAAAGGAAGCGACCGGGGTGTCCTTTTTGTCATCGTGCAGAAAGAGCGACAGCTCCGTTTTGAAATCGGCTATGGGCTTGAAGGAACCATCAATGATGCACTGGCAGGACGCATTTTGGATGAAGCCGTTCTTCCACGATTTCGAGAAGGAAACATCAGCGAAGGTATTGTTGCAGGAACCGTGACGCTTATTCAAACAATCGTTCAAAAAGAAAATATTCCGTTTGATATTTCGAATATATCGCAAGAGCTTACTCACCCTAGAAAAGAGGCGCAGCCTCTTCCCTGGTATTTGAAGGTACTTTTCTTTGTGGTTGCTGCTTATATTTTTATTCGTCATCCGTGGCTTTTCCTCTTTTTCTTCCGAGGTGGTCGTGGTGGCAGAGGTTTCGGCGGCGGCGGTGGTTTTGGAGGATTTGGAGGAGGGAGGTCAGGTGGTGGAGGGGCTTCGCGTAAGTGGTAGAGGACATCAAACTTGACACGGTGAGCAAAACAATTATGTCATTCCCGCGAAAGCGGGAATCCAGAAAAAAGATTGAGATACTGGATCCCTGCCTTCGCAGGGATGACAAAAAGGAGAATAATCATGAAAAGAACATGGATTTTACTCGGTGCACTTGTGGTCGTTGTACTCATCAGTTTTGGAAGCATCAAAGGAAATTACAATCAAATTGTGACACTGCATGAAAATGTAGAGACGTCGTGGGCACAAGTGGAAAATGTTTTGCAGCGACGAAATGATTTAATTCCAAATCTTGTCAACACCGTGAAGGGTTATGCCGCTCAAGAAGAACGGGTCTT encodes:
- a CDS encoding glutamyl-tRNA reductase, with the protein product MKFIVTGVNNRSLHLAKREKFYLLPEKRSEILTRLARFDSVSELVVLSTCNRTELYAVVSSSDTFHDLQKELSQALDVDTQVISQHGYSFEGEEALRHLMRVCSSLDSMVLGETQVYRQVKEAFEFSFQTEKTGPLLNQLFHHAFSTAKRVRTETGIGAGSTSISSTAVDFLELNVCLRTPPRLLILGAGEVAADAAKSFAKRNLGTFVVVNRDEAKAHTLADELGGEAKALEHLEDELAKAHALLTCCHTHHPIITPSHILNALNTSDRGTLTIIDLGVPRNVDEEVRNIPGVNLYHLDDLTEIAEKNRKTRESESSQAEFIVREEAKKGSELLDSQIEPTIAGLIQKYEGLRQKELSKVFTRMPHLSESDRELIDACTTSIVTKILHDPIITLKEKDDLLLSFRQMFRLDVNKCDL